The Thermodesulfobacteriota bacterium genomic interval GGGGCAAGAGAAGCGCGTAATCAGGCAAAGATATTCGGGGTTGAACTCCAGGAAGAAGTACTGAACCTCAATTCGTTGGATGCTAGCTCCCAGGTTCTTTCTATGAAAAGGTATAAACCCGATTTCGTAATAGTACATAACCTTATTGCACAGGCGTCTCTCCTCTTAAGAGAAGCCAGAAAGCTTGGATTTAAAACCAATTTTTTAGGAACCCTAATATCAACAAATTCGGATACTATTGCTCTGTCCAAAGAGGCAGCAAGAGGGTTCGTAGGGGTACATCCCTTCAGGTCATGGTATAACGATGCGCCGGGGGTTAAGAAAATGAGGCATATAACTTTGAAACTTTGCCCTGGTACGGAAAAACCCTGGCGCAGTGAATATTATACCTTGGGGTGGGTAAACGCTATGCTTTTCACAGAAGGTATGAAGAAAGCGGGGAAAGACTTAACCAATGAGAATCTGGTGAATGCCATGGAGAGCATAAAGAATTTTGATGCATGGGGTCTTTCCGGACCTGTTACATGGGGTACTAATGATCGGGAAGGGAGCGTCAGTGGCATACTCCTCAAAGCTGATGTTGATAATGGCATAGTGGTCCCCATTAGTGGCTGGAGAGAAGCCCTTCCGCGCTAGAGTTTTTTGATTTTCCTGCATTATGGTTTGTCATAATTTGGCACCTTTTATACAGCGTTATAAAATAGCTCAAAAAAGACTGGATTTTGTCTCATAATTGAGGTATAAGCTAAATGGTTAAATGATAGCTATAAGTTTTTAACCTTAATTATTTATGGATAAACATAAGGACGTCTTTCCGAGATTATAGGGAGCAAAGAGGAAGACGTTTTTTTGTATAGAGGTGTAGCCAATTGGGGCTAGAACTGTTCAATTTGAGTAAGACTTTTGTTAATACTACCGACAGGGTGAATGTGGAAGCTCTGAAGAATATCAATCTTCTGGTGAATGATGGCGAGTTTGTATCGGTGGTGGGGCCCAGTGGTTGCGGCAAGACTACTATGCTTCGTATTATTGCCGGTTTTGAAAAGGCATCCTGTGGAAAGGCACTTTTAAACGGTGAAGAGATCGAAATCCCGGGTCCTGAGGTAGGAATAGTCTTCCAGGAGTATGCCTTATTTCCCTGGCGTACGGTTATTGAGAATGTAGAGTTCGGTTTAGAATTGAAACACACTTCCCGAAAGGAGAGAAGAGAAAAAGCATTAATGTACATCGAGATGGTCGGATTGAAGAGTTTTGAGAATAAATATCCTAAGGAGCTGTCCGGTG includes:
- a CDS encoding ABC transporter substrate-binding protein, with protein sequence MNNLQCRRERMKRISIILTVPLLLFCYTAVLGETRGVTKDTIIMGHITADTGPVAKDAQAISEGIRNYVSHLNEQGGIYGRKIKIISEDSGYSIPRALTAFKKLLSKDMVFTLFGPTSTGEATALFSQIQKEKICTLQISPGGHMFDPFKRYVFHYVLTYENQVKILFDYILSDMKAKNPKIAIVYPDVEAGKSGAREARNQAKIFGVELQEEVLNLNSLDASSQVLSMKRYKPDFVIVHNLIAQASLLLREARKLGFKTNFLGTLISTNSDTIALSKEAARGFVGVHPFRSWYNDAPGVKKMRHITLKLCPGTEKPWRSEYYTLGWVNAMLFTEGMKKAGKDLTNENLVNAMESIKNFDAWGLSGPVTWGTNDREGSVSGILLKADVDNGIVVPISGWREALPR
- a CDS encoding ABC transporter ATP-binding protein translates to MGLELFNLSKTFVNTTDRVNVEALKNINLLVNDGEFVSVVGPSGCGKTTMLRIIAGFEKASCGKALLNGEEIEIPGPEVGIVFQEYALFPWRTVIENVEFGLELKHTSRKERREKALMYIEMVGLKSFENKYPKELSGGMKQRVAIARTLINEPKVVLMDEPFGSVDAQTRNSLQEFLIDIWRKRGDTIIFVTHNVDEAVFLSQRVVCLSSRPGEVVLEVSINLEFPRDRTSMDFVKIRREILEHLTSNNGNIVAQNIEPQI